One window of Ziziphus jujuba cultivar Dongzao chromosome 5, ASM3175591v1 genomic DNA carries:
- the LOC107421144 gene encoding uncharacterized protein LOC107421144 isoform X6 yields the protein MLFVWMVVKLLLSGVKSTSRSLGVPEDQSDWDWPEGLSTTAGLLRSRATTSNISSNISHLVHSSEGLVRSGQTLDNSGLSKNLHTDQNLVIDALQNKQKRNVQDNSNILLKGLIGTSLSNVRAVVDNQIMECPVSQCLTMSKFVGIGSQDGSQSISGYIDSILKNGNSSISYPASQELKTICKESDLSMINAQRSLFVGRDAALSNIELKLGQPYQSSQQFENSNLTALGPQLLDTLVNPPPKSVFPEQIMHNNDLREKVELGQNLYFATGPSGPSTKREQNQLNLGNCAFEVGNSTDAGRLEKLRGNLVHNSVVSLPTPTHSKIPSESSMRTKANDNMLIGMEHVMPNTQYSGSFSWHNENGLERQLPIPELCLRGLTDKGKGVGSIGDKYYFMKDTASRTHKEMDITGNDPHIPVQCGNSCYSHQLSSLAVEVPDTRKICNYPENVPFHGSGGQVDHVNHRSLAVSMGSGLISPSQVVSTGIPLATSTCLLDQTSALSREEGIGVSGHLLDDNLRLLALRQMLDLSKQQNAYNYLGMKKGEGKYDGLSYAQNSCSEPSVPGEQWQGSGLTSKMDVSEAAVKARLSGTSRFGGDKGMNNCCDLSTMTQGISLHPKEMAVQCQLSNDHLRKEQPSMRSDKDIAGSSEHEKSCCRIPSDCFQRNCNCSVHTNHFERNFESRIGNFPNVLKEQIGMVNSEASVILGSKFAKNHNFANDKMISLEQSGLNGKLHKNIFSHSSQWRDVPSKAKGVFDVMHVDCSSDVIDGKGCNGSQHRDTSSKCLNDTMQAMDSLKENEISNISSGCSAPAVTQVSVEVNNTDSYSADVANSGCVSDLVIDEGSGIDECWSSDDACGSERSAEFLGATCKTSLKEPGSSKNIYHQSSRSLLDELKLINSLTWKKGRNQIQTGIASQNKDNLSKRFERRLKAGKRKRDCPYENSKYTCNAESPSCSSKYNQIISSSSQGKTHRASFSQQSSRRKLSSARKLPRKRDIYKLYNEREENDVSCGELYVAADTNDIYELSGGKKFKMDYTCAVTKARMRDVTDEGIGVMKYNSVGWMKASSLQVNICQMKPRPMVCGKYGELSDGKQDGVVSKSAKIVPLSKVLKSAKRCTLPQNQKPRPTFVKELKKTGHDGTDVYCDEFHYLNNEIESCSYKIKNYDGVNNDASERMNEGCSAGDYKFAEELPMLEKEKHDKSKKDCHKVDTIACQSKIKSKEVRKRSIYELTVNDKNPSSKRFSLLRTSKCFPKMKAGKVLRKDEDKMLGFHGVVDQKSPQVRRCSSLLNSDAFCCVCGSSKKDEFNYLLECSQCSIKVHQACYGVSRVPKGHWYCRPCRTNSKDIACVLCGYGGGAMTRALQSRAIAKTFLRAWNIETECRPKTILSSVKTLQNELSGLHSSVSGNEEGSSFCIQPENIEPLASAACKMEMLYHLDVEQNSPLVSKLKVHNSITVGLLDSTTKQWVHMVCALWTPGTRCPNVDTMSAFDVSGASRPKTDVVCSICCRPGGSCIQCRVINCSIQFHPWCAHQKGLLQSEVEGVDSESVGFYGRCMLHAIHPMCETNCDPAGIETGCSGIEEFTCARTEGYKGRKHDGFCHKYGQSKGKSGCLVPQEQLNAWIHINGQKTCAQGLPKLPASDVEHDCRKEYARYKQVKGWKHLVVYKSGIHALGLYTSRFISRGEMVVEYVGEIVGQRVADKRENEYQSGRKLQYKSACYFFRIDKEHIIDATHKGGIARFVNHSCLPNCVAKVISVRNEKKVVFFAERDIFPGEEVTYDYHFNHEDEGNSWSFLLLRKILKGVELVLSFSLSISNHGSNVHL from the exons ATGCTGTTTGTGTGGATGGTGGTGAAACTATTGCTCAGTGGCGTAAAGTCTACTTCCAGAAGTTTGGG GGTTCCAGAAGATCAGAGTGATTGGGACTGGCCTGAAGGATTATCAACAACTGCTGGTTTGCTAAGATCTAGAGCGACTACGTCCAACATTTCCTCTAACATTTCTCATCTGGTTCATTCATCCGAAGGTTTAGTAAGGTCTGGACAGACTTTAGACAATTCTGGGTTATCAAAGAACCTTCATACGGACCAGAATTTGGTTATTGACGCTttgcaaaataaacaaaagaggAATGTCCAGGATAATAGCAATATTCTTCTCAAGGGTTTGATTGGCACTTCGCTGAGCAATGTGCGAGCTGTGGTGGATAACCAGATAATGGAGTGCCCTGTGTCTCAGTGCTTAACAATGTCAAAATTTGTTGGTATTGGATCACAAGATGGCAGTCAGTCCATTTCTGGTTATATTGATTCCATTCTGAAGAATGGAAATTCATCCATTTCCTACCCTGCTTCACAGGAGTTAAAAACAATTTGTAAAGAATCTGATTTGAGCATGATTAATGCACAGAGGAGTCTCTTTGTGGGCAGGGATGCTGCTCTTTCAAATATTGAGTTGAAGCTTGGGCAACCATATCAATCAAGTCAACAATTTGAAAACTCAAATCTAACAGCCTTGGGACCACAACTATTGGATACTCTTGTCAATCCACCACCAAAGTCAGTCTTCCCCGAGCAGATAATGCATAATA ACGATTTGAGGGAAAAGGTGGAACTTGGGCAAAATCTTTACTTTGCAACTGGCCCATCTGGGCCGAGcacaaaaagagaacaaaaccaGTTGAACCTTGGGAACtgtgcatttgaagttggtaaTTCCACTGATGCTGGTAGACTAGAGAAATTAAGAGGCAACCTGGTCCATAATTCTGTGGTTTCACTACCTACACCTACCCATTCCAAAATTCCATCTGAAAGTAGTATGCGAACAAAAGCTAATGATAATATGTTAATTGGCATGGAGCATGTCATGCCCAATACACAGTATTCTGGTAGCTTCTCCTGGCACAATGAAAATGGTTTAGAAAGGCAATTACCCATTCCTGAGTTGTGTTTGCGTGGACTAACTGACAAGGGTAAAGGAGTGGGCTCCATTGGTGATAAATACTACTTTATGAAGGACACAGCATCTAGAACCCACAAGGAAATGGATATCACAGGCAATGATCCTCATATTCCAGTACAATGTGGAAACAGCTGCTATTCACATCAGCTTTCTAGTTTAGCAGTGGAGGTACCTGACACCAGAAAAATATGTAATTACCCTGAAAATGTTCCTTTTCATGGAAGCGGTGGACAAGTTGATCATGTTAATCACAGATCTTTGGCTGTGAGCATGGGGTCTGGGCTAATTTCACCATCTCAAGTAGTCTCAACGGGCATTCCCTTAGCTACTTCTACCTGTTTATTAGATCAGACTTCAGCCTTGTCTAGAGAAGAGGGCATTGGTGTCAGTGGTCATTTACTTGATGATAATTTGAGATTGCTTGCACTTAGGCAAATGTTGGATTTATCTAAGCAACAAAATGCTTATAATTATCTTGGAATGAAGAAAGGGGAAGGAAAATATGATGGCCTTTCTTATGCACAGAATTCTTGTTCTGAACCTTCAGTGCCAGGAGAACAATGGCAAGGATCTGGTCTTACCAGTAAAATGGATGTTTCTGAAGCTGCTGTTAAAGCACGTCTCTCTGGTACTTCTCGGTTTGGTGGTGATAAAG GGATGAACAATTGCTGTGATCTTTCAACTATGACCCAAGGAATTTCGCTACATCCAAAAGAAATGGCTGTGCAATGTCAGCTTTCTAATGATCATCTTCGAAAGGAGCAGCCTTCCATGAG AAGTGATAAGGACATTGCTGGATCAAGTGAGCATGAAAAAAGTTGTTGCAGAATACCAAGTGATTGTTTTCAGCGAAACTGCAATTGTTCAGTCCATACAAATCATTTTGAAAGGAATTTTGAGTCAAGAATTGGAAACTTTCCTAATGTCTTAAAGGAGCAAATAGGAATGGTCAATAGTGAAGCCTCTGTAATACTTGGTTCGAAATTCgccaaaaatcataattttgcaAATGATAAAATGATTTCTCTAGAGCAAAGTGGATTGAATGGTAAACTCCACAAAAACATTTTCAGTCATTCTTCTCAGTGGCGAGATGTACCAAGTAAGGCGAAAGGGGTTTTTGATGTGATGCATGTGGACTGTTCGTCGGATGTAATTGATGGGAAAGGATGTAATGGAAGTCAACATAGAGACACCTCTTCTAAATGCTTAAATGATACGATGCAGGCAATGGACTCCTTGAAAGAGAATGAAATTTCGAATATTTCTTCTGGGTGTTCTGCCCCTGCAGTTACTCAGGTCTCAGTTGAGGTTAACAATACGGATTCTTATAGTGCTGATGTCGCTAATAGTGGATGTGTAAGTGATCTTGTAATTGATGAAGGATCAGGCATTGATGAATGCTGGTCATCAGATGATGCATGTGGAAGTGAAAGAAGTGCTGAGTTCCTTGGTGCCACTTGTAAGACTAGCTTGAAAGAACCTGGGTCTTCCAAGAACATATATCATCAATCATCAAGAAGCCTTCTTGATGAGCTTAAGCTTATAAATTCATTAACATGGAAGAAAGGTCGAAATCAAATCCAAACTGGGATTGCTTCTCAGAATAAGGACAATCTTTCCAAGAGATTTGAGAGACGCTTGAAAGCAGGGAAGAGAAAACGAGATTGCCCTTatgaaaattccaaatatacTTGTAATGCTGAGTCACCATCTTGTTCATCCAAATATAACCAGATTATATCCTCATCCAGTCAAGGGAAAACCCATCGAGCCTCTTTTAGTCAACAAAGTTCCAGACGTAAATTGTCTTCAGCAAGGAAACTTCCACGTaaaagagatatatataaactttataaTGAGAGAGAAGAAAACGATGTTAGTTGTGGAGAACTGTATGTTGCTGCTGACACTAATGATATTTATGAGCTATCTGgtggaaagaaattcaaaatggATTACACGTGTGCTGTTACGAAGGCCAGGATGCGAGATGTAACTGATGAAGGTATTGGAGTAATGAAGTACAACTCAGTAGGTTGGATGAAGGCATCTAGTTTGCAGGTGAATATTTGTCAAATGAAGCCAAGGCCAATGGTTTGTGGAAAATATGGTGAGCTATCTGATGGAAAACAGGATGGAGTTGTGTCGAAATCAGCTAAAATTGTACCGCTTAGCAAGGTTCTTAAATCTGCCAAAAGGTGCACACTGCCCCAAAATCAAAAACCTAGACCAACTTTTGTGAAGGAGTTGAAGAAGACAGGCCACGATGGAACTGATGTATACTGTGATGAATTCCATTATTTGAATAATGAGATAGAGAGTTGTagctataaaattaaaaattatgatgGCGTAAATAATGATGCATCAGAAAGAATGAACGAAGGATGCTCTGCTGGAGATTATAAATTTGCTGAAGAGTTGCCCATGTTGGAGAAAGAGAAACATGATAAAAGCAAGAAAGATTGTCATAAAGTAGACACTATTGCCTGTCAATCCAAGATTAAGAGTAAGGAAGTTCGCAAGCGTAGCATTTATGAGCTGACAGTTaatg ATAAGAATCCTAGCTCCAAAAGGTTTTCTCTTTTGAGGACTTCAAAATGCTTTCCGAAAATGAAAGCAGGAAAAGTTTTAAGGAAGGATGAAGATAAGATGCTTGGATTTCATGGAGTAGTTGATCAAAA ATCTCCTCAAGTGCGAAGGTGCTCATCTCTTCTGAATTCCGATGCATTCTGCTGTGTGTGTGGCAGCTCAAAAAAAGATGAATTCAATTACTTACTGGAGTGTAGTCAGTGTTCAATCAAA GTACATCAAGCTTGTTATGGTGTATCCAGAGTACCTAAAGGCCATTGGTATTGCAGACCTTGTCGAACAAATTCAAAAGATATT GCTTGTGTTCTTTGTGGTTATGGAGGTGGTGCGATGACTAGAGCACTGCAGAGTCGTGCAATTGCAAAAACCTTTCTGAGAGCTTGGAATATTGAAACGGAATGCAGGCCTAAGACTATCCTTTCTTCTGTCAAAACTTTGCAAAACGAACTAAGCGGATTGCATTCATCTGTATCTGGAAATGAAGAAGGTTCCTCATTCTGTATTCAACCTGAAAATATTGAACCACTGGCTTCAGCTGCCTGCAAAATGGAAATGCTATACCACCTGGATGTTGAACAGAATTCCCCTCTTGTTTCTAAGTTAAAGGTACATAACAGCATTACAGTTGGATTACTTGATTCAACAACTAAGCAGTGGGTTCATATGGTTTGTGCACTTTGGACTCCCGGAACACGATGCCCGAATGTTGATACTATGAGTGCTTTTGATGTATCAGGAGCTTCACGTCCCAAAACAGATGTG gttTGCTCTATATGTTGCCGTCCTGGTGGTTCATGTATACAGTGCAGAGTTATAAATTGCTCTATACAATTTCATCCCTGGTGTGCTCATCAGAAG GGTCTGTTGCAAAGTGAGGTTGAAGGTGTCGACAGTGAAAGCGTTGGTTTCTATGGAAGGTGCATGCTTCATGCTATACATCCAATGTGTGAAACTAACTGTGACCCAGCTGGTATTGAAACTGGTTGTTCAGGGATAGAAGAGTTTACCTGTGCTAGGACTGag GGTTACAAGGGCCGTAAACATGATGGCTTCTGCCACAAGTATGGTCAATCAAAAGGCAAGAGTGGATGCCTTGTTCCTCAGGAGCAGTTGAATGCATGGATTCATATAAATGGACAGAAGACATGCGCACAGGGACTTCCAAAATTGCCAGCATCAGATGTTGAGCATGATTGTCGg AAAGAATATGCTCGGTATAAGCAAGTCAAGGGTTGGAAACATCTGGTAGTGTACAAGTCTGGCATACATGCTCTTGGTCTTTACACATCTCGGTTCATCTCACGCGGTGAAATG GTTGTTGAGTATGTTGGTGAGATTGTGGGGCAACGTGTAGCCGATAAAAGGGAAAATGAATATCAGTCTGGAAGAAAACTTCAGTACAAGAGTGCCTGTTACTTCTTCAGAATAGATAAAGAACATATTATTGATGCTACTCATAAAGGAGGGATTGCTCGTTTTGTCAATCATTCATGCCTG CCAAATTGTGTGGCCAAGGTGATATCTGTGAGGAACGAAAAGAAG GTTGTCTTTTTCGCGGAGCGAGATATCTTTCCTGGGGAAGAGGTAACATACGACTACCATTTTAACCACGAGGATGAAG GAAATTCCTGGAGCTTCTTGTTGCTGAGAAAAATACTAAAGGGTGTAGAACTAGTATTATCCTTCAGCTTATCCATCAGTAATCATGGAAGCAATGTACACTTGTAG
- the LOC107421144 gene encoding uncharacterized protein LOC107421144 isoform X5 — MENSWQGKCGSTLQSSTPSLTSSSSQELRNQAATNTGYYFYPHGQQDLRTAVHGRVQDPSLPNNSLISSHRLGNVIPGNSFLSLLSGPPSLLQCDFQEFSNPKPLCSSVKLMSDNSSVLANATGSRIPLTFNGLQSENLSGQNLHGAGFCPTNLHGAGFCPTISSRPMTSSNCSSKSVLPDVKSSELDKAVVHCMVPGNEKVKGSFSLSGEWRSTCHANVQKACGTRVQTFQVKSMEANSNQSASYMSGCPRVFCLSTGGYLLLSNTGLLGIVCSCHCFHMSVLKFCEHSGLFGVNPGDAVCVDGGETIAQWRKVYFQKFGIRVPEDQSDWDWPEGLSTTAGLLRSRATTSNISSNISHLVHSSEGLVRSGQTLDNSGLSKNLHTDQNLVIDALQNKQKRNVQDNSNILLKGLIGTSLSNVRAVVDNQIMECPVSQCLTMSKFVGIGSQDGSQSISGYIDSILKNGNSSISYPASQELKTICKESDLSMINAQRSLFVGRDAALSNIELKLGQPYQSSQQFENSNLTALGPQLLDTLVNPPPKSVFPEQIMHNNDLREKVELGQNLYFATGPSGPSTKREQNQLNLGNCAFEVGNSTDAGRLEKLRGNLVHNSVVSLPTPTHSKIPSESSMRTKANDNMLIGMEHVMPNTQYSGSFSWHNENGLERQLPIPELCLRGLTDKGKGVGSIGDKYYFMKDTASRTHKEMDITGNDPHIPVQCGNSCYSHQLSSLAVEVPDTRKICNYPENVPFHGSGGQVDHVNHRSLAVSMGSGLISPSQVVSTGIPLATSTCLLDQTSALSREEGIGVSGHLLDDNLRLLALRQMLDLSKQQNAYNYLGMKKGEGKYDGLSYAQNSCSEPSVPGEQWQGSGLTSKMDVSEAAVKARLSGTSRFGGDKGMNNCCDLSTMTQGISLHPKEMAVQCQLSNDHLRKEQPSMRSDKDIAGSSEHEKSCCRIPSDCFQRNCNCSVHTNHFERNFESRIGNFPNVLKEQIGMVNSEASVILGSKFAKNHNFANDKMISLEQSGLNGKLHKNIFSHSSQWRDVPSKAKGVFDVMHVDCSSDVIDGKGCNGSQHRDTSSKCLNDTMQAMDSLKENEISNISSGCSAPAVTQVSVEVNNTDSYSADVANSGCVSDLVIDEGSGIDECWSSDDACGSERSAEFLGATCKTSLKEPGSSKNIYHQSSRSLLDELKLINSLTWKKGRNQIQTGIASQNKDNLSKRFERRLKAGKRKRDCPYENSKYTCNAESPSCSSKYNQIISSSSQGKTHRASFSQQSSRRKLSSARKLPRKRDIYKLYNEREENDVSCGELYVAADTNDIYELSGGKKFKMDYTCAVTKARMRDVTDEGIGVMKYNSVGWMKASSLQVNICQMKPRPMVCGKYGELSDGKQDGVVSKSAKIVPLSKVLKSAKRCTLPQNQKPRPTFVKELKKTGHDGTDVYCDEFHYLNNEIESCSYKIKNYDGVNNDASERMNEGCSAGDYKFAEELPMLEKEKHDKSKKDCHKVDTIACQSKIKSKEVRKRSIYELTVNDKNPSSKRFSLLRTSKCFPKMKAGKVLRKDEDKMLGFHGVVDQKSPQVRRCSSLLNSDAFCCVCGSSKKDEFNYLLECSQCSIKVHQACYGVSRVPKGHWYCRPCRTNSKDIACVLCGYGGGAMTRALQSRAIAKTFLRAWNIETECRPKTILSSVKTLQNELSGLHSSVSGNEEGSSFCIQPENIEPLASAACKMEMLYHLDVEQNSPLVSKLKVHNSITVGLLDSTTKQWVHMVCALWTPGTRCPNVDTMSAFDVSGASRPKTDVFLFFFRFALYVAVLVVHVYSAEL, encoded by the exons ATGGAAAACTCTTGGCAGGGCAAATGTGGTTCCACATTGCAGTCGTCAACACCGTCTTTGACTTCCTCGTCGTCACAGGAGCTTCGGAATCAG GCGGCGACAAATACAGGGTATTATTTTTACCCACATGGTCAACAAGATTTAAGAACAGCAGTACATGGAAGGGTGCAGGATCCTTCACTTCCTAATAATTCACTTATAAGTTCACACAGATTGGGCAATGTGATTCCTGGAAATTCTTTTCTGTCTCTTCTGTCTGGACCACCGTCTTTGTTACAGTGTGATTTTCAAGAATTCTCAAATCCAAAACCACTTTGTAGCTCTGTTAAACTGATGAGTGATAATAGTAGTGTTCTAGCGAATGCTACTGGAAGCAGGATACCACTGACATTCAATGGGCTACAATCAGAAAATTTAAGTGGGCAAAACTTACATGGAGCAGGATTTTGTCCCACTAACCTACATGGAGCAGGATTTTGTCCCACTATCTCATCCAGGCCAATGACCAGTTCCAACTGTTCTAGCAAATCTGTTTTGCCTGATGTTAAGAGTTCAGAACTGGATAAGGCAGTTGTCCATTGCATGGTCCCTGGTAATGAGAAAGTAAAAGGTTCCTTTTCATTGAGTGGGGAATGGCGTAGTACATGCCATGCAAATGTTCAAAAAGCCTGTGGCACAAGAGTTCAAACTTTCCAAGTGAAGTCAATGGAGGCTAACTCTAACCAGTCAGCCAGTTATATGAGTGGTTGCCCTCGTGTTTTCTGTTTGAGTACAG gtGGATATCTACTCCTCAGCAATACAGGACTTCTTGGTATTGTTTGCTCATGCCATTGTTTTCACATGTCTGTCCTGAAATTTTGTGAG CACTCGGGATTATTTGGTGTTAACCCTGGGGATGCTGTTTGTGTGGATGGTGGTGAAACTATTGCTCAGTGGCGTAAAGTCTACTTCCAGAAGTTTGGG ATTAGGGTTCCAGAAGATCAGAGTGATTGGGACTGGCCTGAAGGATTATCAACAACTGCTGGTTTGCTAAGATCTAGAGCGACTACGTCCAACATTTCCTCTAACATTTCTCATCTGGTTCATTCATCCGAAGGTTTAGTAAGGTCTGGACAGACTTTAGACAATTCTGGGTTATCAAAGAACCTTCATACGGACCAGAATTTGGTTATTGACGCTttgcaaaataaacaaaagaggAATGTCCAGGATAATAGCAATATTCTTCTCAAGGGTTTGATTGGCACTTCGCTGAGCAATGTGCGAGCTGTGGTGGATAACCAGATAATGGAGTGCCCTGTGTCTCAGTGCTTAACAATGTCAAAATTTGTTGGTATTGGATCACAAGATGGCAGTCAGTCCATTTCTGGTTATATTGATTCCATTCTGAAGAATGGAAATTCATCCATTTCCTACCCTGCTTCACAGGAGTTAAAAACAATTTGTAAAGAATCTGATTTGAGCATGATTAATGCACAGAGGAGTCTCTTTGTGGGCAGGGATGCTGCTCTTTCAAATATTGAGTTGAAGCTTGGGCAACCATATCAATCAAGTCAACAATTTGAAAACTCAAATCTAACAGCCTTGGGACCACAACTATTGGATACTCTTGTCAATCCACCACCAAAGTCAGTCTTCCCCGAGCAGATAATGCATAATA ACGATTTGAGGGAAAAGGTGGAACTTGGGCAAAATCTTTACTTTGCAACTGGCCCATCTGGGCCGAGcacaaaaagagaacaaaaccaGTTGAACCTTGGGAACtgtgcatttgaagttggtaaTTCCACTGATGCTGGTAGACTAGAGAAATTAAGAGGCAACCTGGTCCATAATTCTGTGGTTTCACTACCTACACCTACCCATTCCAAAATTCCATCTGAAAGTAGTATGCGAACAAAAGCTAATGATAATATGTTAATTGGCATGGAGCATGTCATGCCCAATACACAGTATTCTGGTAGCTTCTCCTGGCACAATGAAAATGGTTTAGAAAGGCAATTACCCATTCCTGAGTTGTGTTTGCGTGGACTAACTGACAAGGGTAAAGGAGTGGGCTCCATTGGTGATAAATACTACTTTATGAAGGACACAGCATCTAGAACCCACAAGGAAATGGATATCACAGGCAATGATCCTCATATTCCAGTACAATGTGGAAACAGCTGCTATTCACATCAGCTTTCTAGTTTAGCAGTGGAGGTACCTGACACCAGAAAAATATGTAATTACCCTGAAAATGTTCCTTTTCATGGAAGCGGTGGACAAGTTGATCATGTTAATCACAGATCTTTGGCTGTGAGCATGGGGTCTGGGCTAATTTCACCATCTCAAGTAGTCTCAACGGGCATTCCCTTAGCTACTTCTACCTGTTTATTAGATCAGACTTCAGCCTTGTCTAGAGAAGAGGGCATTGGTGTCAGTGGTCATTTACTTGATGATAATTTGAGATTGCTTGCACTTAGGCAAATGTTGGATTTATCTAAGCAACAAAATGCTTATAATTATCTTGGAATGAAGAAAGGGGAAGGAAAATATGATGGCCTTTCTTATGCACAGAATTCTTGTTCTGAACCTTCAGTGCCAGGAGAACAATGGCAAGGATCTGGTCTTACCAGTAAAATGGATGTTTCTGAAGCTGCTGTTAAAGCACGTCTCTCTGGTACTTCTCGGTTTGGTGGTGATAAAG GGATGAACAATTGCTGTGATCTTTCAACTATGACCCAAGGAATTTCGCTACATCCAAAAGAAATGGCTGTGCAATGTCAGCTTTCTAATGATCATCTTCGAAAGGAGCAGCCTTCCATGAG AAGTGATAAGGACATTGCTGGATCAAGTGAGCATGAAAAAAGTTGTTGCAGAATACCAAGTGATTGTTTTCAGCGAAACTGCAATTGTTCAGTCCATACAAATCATTTTGAAAGGAATTTTGAGTCAAGAATTGGAAACTTTCCTAATGTCTTAAAGGAGCAAATAGGAATGGTCAATAGTGAAGCCTCTGTAATACTTGGTTCGAAATTCgccaaaaatcataattttgcaAATGATAAAATGATTTCTCTAGAGCAAAGTGGATTGAATGGTAAACTCCACAAAAACATTTTCAGTCATTCTTCTCAGTGGCGAGATGTACCAAGTAAGGCGAAAGGGGTTTTTGATGTGATGCATGTGGACTGTTCGTCGGATGTAATTGATGGGAAAGGATGTAATGGAAGTCAACATAGAGACACCTCTTCTAAATGCTTAAATGATACGATGCAGGCAATGGACTCCTTGAAAGAGAATGAAATTTCGAATATTTCTTCTGGGTGTTCTGCCCCTGCAGTTACTCAGGTCTCAGTTGAGGTTAACAATACGGATTCTTATAGTGCTGATGTCGCTAATAGTGGATGTGTAAGTGATCTTGTAATTGATGAAGGATCAGGCATTGATGAATGCTGGTCATCAGATGATGCATGTGGAAGTGAAAGAAGTGCTGAGTTCCTTGGTGCCACTTGTAAGACTAGCTTGAAAGAACCTGGGTCTTCCAAGAACATATATCATCAATCATCAAGAAGCCTTCTTGATGAGCTTAAGCTTATAAATTCATTAACATGGAAGAAAGGTCGAAATCAAATCCAAACTGGGATTGCTTCTCAGAATAAGGACAATCTTTCCAAGAGATTTGAGAGACGCTTGAAAGCAGGGAAGAGAAAACGAGATTGCCCTTatgaaaattccaaatatacTTGTAATGCTGAGTCACCATCTTGTTCATCCAAATATAACCAGATTATATCCTCATCCAGTCAAGGGAAAACCCATCGAGCCTCTTTTAGTCAACAAAGTTCCAGACGTAAATTGTCTTCAGCAAGGAAACTTCCACGTaaaagagatatatataaactttataaTGAGAGAGAAGAAAACGATGTTAGTTGTGGAGAACTGTATGTTGCTGCTGACACTAATGATATTTATGAGCTATCTGgtggaaagaaattcaaaatggATTACACGTGTGCTGTTACGAAGGCCAGGATGCGAGATGTAACTGATGAAGGTATTGGAGTAATGAAGTACAACTCAGTAGGTTGGATGAAGGCATCTAGTTTGCAGGTGAATATTTGTCAAATGAAGCCAAGGCCAATGGTTTGTGGAAAATATGGTGAGCTATCTGATGGAAAACAGGATGGAGTTGTGTCGAAATCAGCTAAAATTGTACCGCTTAGCAAGGTTCTTAAATCTGCCAAAAGGTGCACACTGCCCCAAAATCAAAAACCTAGACCAACTTTTGTGAAGGAGTTGAAGAAGACAGGCCACGATGGAACTGATGTATACTGTGATGAATTCCATTATTTGAATAATGAGATAGAGAGTTGTagctataaaattaaaaattatgatgGCGTAAATAATGATGCATCAGAAAGAATGAACGAAGGATGCTCTGCTGGAGATTATAAATTTGCTGAAGAGTTGCCCATGTTGGAGAAAGAGAAACATGATAAAAGCAAGAAAGATTGTCATAAAGTAGACACTATTGCCTGTCAATCCAAGATTAAGAGTAAGGAAGTTCGCAAGCGTAGCATTTATGAGCTGACAGTTaatg ATAAGAATCCTAGCTCCAAAAGGTTTTCTCTTTTGAGGACTTCAAAATGCTTTCCGAAAATGAAAGCAGGAAAAGTTTTAAGGAAGGATGAAGATAAGATGCTTGGATTTCATGGAGTAGTTGATCAAAA ATCTCCTCAAGTGCGAAGGTGCTCATCTCTTCTGAATTCCGATGCATTCTGCTGTGTGTGTGGCAGCTCAAAAAAAGATGAATTCAATTACTTACTGGAGTGTAGTCAGTGTTCAATCAAA GTACATCAAGCTTGTTATGGTGTATCCAGAGTACCTAAAGGCCATTGGTATTGCAGACCTTGTCGAACAAATTCAAAAGATATT GCTTGTGTTCTTTGTGGTTATGGAGGTGGTGCGATGACTAGAGCACTGCAGAGTCGTGCAATTGCAAAAACCTTTCTGAGAGCTTGGAATATTGAAACGGAATGCAGGCCTAAGACTATCCTTTCTTCTGTCAAAACTTTGCAAAACGAACTAAGCGGATTGCATTCATCTGTATCTGGAAATGAAGAAGGTTCCTCATTCTGTATTCAACCTGAAAATATTGAACCACTGGCTTCAGCTGCCTGCAAAATGGAAATGCTATACCACCTGGATGTTGAACAGAATTCCCCTCTTGTTTCTAAGTTAAAGGTACATAACAGCATTACAGTTGGATTACTTGATTCAACAACTAAGCAGTGGGTTCATATGGTTTGTGCACTTTGGACTCCCGGAACACGATGCCCGAATGTTGATACTATGAGTGCTTTTGATGTATCAGGAGCTTCACGTCCCAAAACAGATGTG tttttattttttttcaggttTGCTCTATATGTTGCCGTCCTGGTGGTTCATGTATACAGTGCAGAGTTATAA